The Xanthomonas rydalmerensis genomic interval GTCAAACCTTCGCCGCAGCAGGTGGCCTGGCAGGACCTGGAATTCGGCGTGATCGTGCATTTCGGCACCAATACCTTCCTGGACCGCGAGTGGGGCGACGGCACCGCCAGCCCGAAAGTGTTCGCACCGGACCAAGTGGACCCGGCGCAGTGGGCCCGCGCCTCCAAGGCGGCCGGCGCCAAGTACCTGATCCTGGTCGCCAAGCACCATGACGGCTTCGCGCTGTGGCCGACCGAAGAAAGCGCCTACTCGGTGAAGAACAGCCCGTGGCTCGACGGCAAGGGCGACCTGGTGAAGATGACCAGCGAGGCCGTGCGCAAGGAAGGCATGGGCTTCGGCATCTACCTGTCGCCGTGGGACCGCCACGAGCCCAAGTACGCCGATCCCAAGGCCTACGACAAGTTCTACGCCGCGCAACTGGTGGACCTGGCCTCGCACTACGGCCCGCTCACCGAGTGGTGGCTGGACGGCGCCGGCAGCGCCGGCCACGTGTACAACTTCGACAAGTACATGGAAGAGCTGCGCACCTACCAGGCCAATGCCATGGTCTTCGCCGATACCGCACTGTTCGAGTACGGCGACGTGCGCTGGGTCGGCAACGAGGCCGGGGTGATCGAGGGCGAGAACTGGAACACCATCGATCGCCACGGCTACCTGCGCTGGCGCCCGGTCGAGGTGGACACGCCGCTGCACAAGCTGCAGTGGTTCTGGCACCCGAACAGCGACCAGACGCTGAAGAGCGTCGACGAGCTGGTGCAGATCTGGGAAGACAGCGTCGGCCGCGGTGGCCAGTTGGTGCTGGGCATCGCCCCGGACAAGCGCGGCCTGCTGCCCGAGGCCGACGTCAAGCGGCTGGAGGAAATGGGCCAGGCGCTGCAGGCGCGCTACGGCGCCGACCGCAACCTGGTACGCGGCCGGCTCAAGAGCGACGACAGCATCGCCGCGGCGGTGGACGGCGACCGCGACACCTTCTGGAGCGCGCCGGACGGCTCGCACCACGCCACGCTGGAGCTGCAGTTCAAGCAGCCGGTGACCTTCGACACCGCGTTGTCGATGGAATGGCTCAACGACGGCCAACTGGTGCAGAAGTACGCGGTGGAAGTGTTCCGCGACGGCGCCTGGGTCAAGGTGGCGCAGGCGCAGGCGATCGGTCACATGAAGATCGACCACTTCCCCGCGGTCACCGCCTCGCGCGTGCGCCTGAACATCCTGTCCAGCGTCGACGCCGCGCATATCCGCGAGTTCCAGTTGTTCAACGTGGGTGCGTCCGCCACGCGTTGAATCCTGCTCGCGGAGCAAGACCGAAGCCGTACCCGGCGCGCTGCCGGGTGCGGCTTTTTTCGTTGGAGTTGTACGCGGCGTTTGTGGCGAGGGCGCCGTCGTGCAGGCGCAGAGATTTCGGAGTGGCTGCGACGACGAAGGACGCGATGCCTAGGGCACACTCCCCTCTCCCCCCGGGAGAGGGGTCGGGGGTGAGGGTACGGCGCGAGCGCAGTCCCTCCACGCGATTCGTGATCGGCGGTCGATGGCGCAGGCGTCCGCCCACTGACTCTGCAAGGCATGCCCGTGTTTTGCCGGCGCCGCGATGCAAGCGCCGGGAGCGTTTCTAGAGCCGGAATCTTTTGCGACATCGTCCTCGATGCTTGGAGCGCGCGTTGTCCGAGCCGAGCGCCGTAACGTGTGCGCCGGAGCAGGCGGTGACATACCGCCAGACTGTGGTGTGTTGCCATTGCCCGAACGCGGGGGCGAGGATTGCCTGGAGGGTGTCTACGAATGTGGACAAAGCCTGCAGCCTGCTGCAAGGGCTATGCAGGAAGTACGCATTGCAGCCGATCACGAGAGGAGTGCGTCGCAACGCCGCGTGGCACAAGCAAAGTATCTGGGGGCGTCGCTATGTAGTGCACTGCAGCGCAGCCTTGGTTGCCGCCGTCTGGTGGCGTTGCCTCCCGATGGTGCCGGCCCGCTCGGCTTCTACGGTCGTCGTTGCAGGTCGCGATACCGTCCTCGGCCGCCTGATCCGATGCGCAGGGCTTACGGCATCGGCCATCCCTCTCTCAGCAGCGAACCATGACAGTTCCCAACGGCGCCAATGCACAGATCACCAAAGCGGCGACGGTGTCTACGCCACCGGCGGCGTCCACCGGGGCCTCCGCCGCGACACCTTCTGCAACGGCAACCGATCACGGCGAGGTCGGCGAGCCGGCCGGCGCGGCAGCCGCCGCATCGCCGCCCGTGTCGCCAACGCCGCCACCCACGCTGAAGATGCTCGACACACACAGGCTCGCGCAGCCCGAGGCGACAAGGCCGGCCTGCGACACGCTCGACAGCCCGCTCGCGCGGGGCGTACAGCGCAGCGATGCTGAAACCATGGCCTATGCACAGTCGCAGGTTGAAGTCGGCTCGAACATGCTGATCAGACAGGCGCCGGGCCTGGTTGCGCAATCAGCGGCGGTCTATTTCGACGGCGTCAGCAAGACGGCGCTGGCCAGCCAGGGCGTGCTGCTCAAGAACCTGGCCGAGAACAAGCCGGAGCAGGCCGCCGACGACGTTCTGGACGTACTGGTGAGCGATGCGCTGGTTGGTGCTGCCGCGGCGGTCGCGACTGTCGCCAGCGCGCTGGAGGACGAATCGGCCGGCTTTGCCATCGACACGATCGACCAGAGCATTGCCAAGCACGCGGACCTGATGCACTGCCGCAAGTTCGTGTCCACCTAGGCGGTTCGTGCCACCGATTTCACCATGCTCACAGGGGAGCATCATGCAAGACAACCAAGCAACCGATTTCGCCACGCTGCGCCAGTTCGCCGAGAGCTGGTTGCGTCGCCCGCTACGTCCTCTCGAGGAGGAGCAACTGCGGCGCTTCGCGTCAGAATCGTCCGCACCGCCGGCAGTGCCTGCCGCCGAAACGGCCGGCGCCTCGCCGTCTTTGATCGATGCCGAGCGCGAGCGCGTGAAAGGATTGATCCAGCAGATGCAGCAGATGCAGCAGATGCAGAACAGCCGCGGGGCACTGTCCGGCGCCACCGTGGCCAGCGAAGCAGCGGTGCTCAAGGCAGTCCAATCGGCCAATGTGCTGGACCAGCTGAGGTCGGGCCAGTTGCGTCCGCCGCAGAATGGCGAGGGCGGCGGCAATCACCTGGTGATGGCGCAGATCGACGATCGCCTGGCCAAGCTGGTACAGACCGAAGTGCAGGCGTGCTTCGATCGCGAGTTCGGCACCCTGACCCAGCAGATGCAGGCCGTGCTCGAGGCGGCGCGCGCCCAGGGACTCATCGCGGATGCGCCGGCCACGGAGCCGGGAGCGCCATCGCCGCCTCCCGCTGCTTGAGCCGTGCTGGGCGTGTGTTTTTCACGCGCACGCGTGCGTGGTGCGCTGGTGCACGCAGAGTGTGCTTTGCGGCGTGCATCAAAGCTTTGCGCCACGGTGCCGCGATGTAAATGGCTGCGTGCGATCAGCGATCCAGCCTGGTGCCACGTCGCGGACAGTCGCTCGCTCGCTCGCCTGCTCTGCACTGTTCTGTTTTCAGAGATCGTACGGCGTTGGCCGTACCTCAACCCAGGAGCGAACACATGGCATTTCCCACCGCGGTCAACAACCAGATCACCGATGCGGTCACCCAGTCCAACGTGAAGGTCATCGGCGAAGCGCCGGCCTTCGCGATGGCGTCGATCTACCAGAGCATGGCGCACTCGACCGGCATCCTGTTCGGGAATGCCGTCTCCGCGCAGCAGCAGCGGAACACCCTGGCGCAGGCGGCGGCCAAGCAGGGCGGCATGCAGATCTACAGTCTGGACACCACCGCCGCCGCCGGCGCCACCGAGACGATCGCGCAGACCGGCGTCTCCGACAACCTCACCAGCCTGCTGACCGTGCTCAACGCGTTCAAGCAGCCGTGAGCCATGCGCGCTAACGCCGCCGCAAGACGGCGCTGGCGATGCAATCGCCTTCCTGACGCGGGCCGTTCCATGCTCCATCCCACCGCAGTCAACAACCGGATCACCGACGTCGTCACCTAGTCCAACGCAAAGGTCTCGGCGAAGCCCCGGACCAGGCGATGACGTCCCGGCAATCTGGCCAACTTGCTGGTGGTGCTGCAGTCGTTCGAGGACAACACGCCGACGGAGTCTTGAGGGGCATCGCGGAAGACATGCTTTGCCCGGCGCAGCGCGGCACGTCGTTGTGTTTGTGAGAGCGACTTCAGTCGCAACAGGGCATTCCTGCTAACGCGCGTCGCGGCGGAAGCCGCTCCTCAGAACTTGCGATGCTTTGACCAGGCCCACTGTGGGAGGGACTTCAGTCCCGACGCCTACCAAGGTCGGGTAACCGGGAGGCCTCGTTGATCGAGGCGCATGATCGTTGACGCCTGCAAGTGGGCGTCCCTTCGCGATTGAAGGCTCCCTTGCCTCGTCGGACCTCGCATCTGCAGCGGTGTCACTTACGACGATCGGTGTTCCGATGCCACGTCGTGCTTCCTGCCACGCTGACGTCGCCTTGCGACGCGTGCGCCCGTTTTTTTCAAGCGCTTGCCTGAATCAAGTAGCCGTCGCTGCACCGCGCACGCATTCCGGGGCATCGGCCGGCGCGCGCGCCATCTCGCTGCTGCGATACGACTCGCCCCATTCGCGCAGGCTGATCAGGACCGGCGCGAGGGAGTGGCCAAGCGGCGTCAGCGCATATTCGACCTTGGGCGGCACCTGCGGATAGACATGCCGCACGATCACGCCGTCCTCCTCGAGCTCGCGCAACTGCAGCGTCAGCATGCGCTGCGTGGCATTGGGAACCAGGCGCGTCAGCTCCATGAAGCGCTTCTTTCCGGACAGCAGGTGGAACAGGATCACTGGCTTCCACACCCCGCCGATCACCGAAAGCGTGACTTCGACCGCGCAGCCACTCTTGCCATCCAGACGTTTCAGACGCATGGTCTTTATGCCTACAAAATTGATAGTACCTGCGAAAATTGTACGTTCTTGCGATGCAGGAAGTACATCCCGACAATGCCTGCAACACGGTCGCGCTGCAACCGGTGCAGCACTGCCCCTCGCCACTTTTTCGCTAAGGATGTCGTGCCCATGAAAGCCATCACCCTGCGCCAGCCCGCTGGCCTCGAGAACCTCCGCCTCGTCGATCTGCCCGATCCCGGCCAGCCGGGCGCCGGCGAAATCCGCGTCCGCGTGCATGCGAGCTCGCTCAACTTTCACGACCTGGGCGTGGTGACCGGCCGCATGCCCAGCGCCGACGGCCGCATCCCGATGTCCGACGGCGCCGGCGTGGTCGAGGCGGTGGGCGAAGGCGTGGACGAGTTCGCCGTGGGTGACGCGGTCGTCTCGACGTTCTTCCCGACCTGGCTGGATGGCGGACCGACCATCGCCGATTTCGCGACCGTGCCCGGCGACGGCGTCGACGGCTACGCCCGCGACACCGTGGTGCGCCCCGCGCACTGGTTCACCCATGCGCCGCGCGGCTACAGCCACGCCGAAGCGGCGACGCTGACCACGGCAGGACTCACCGCATGGCGGGCGCTGGTGGTGGACGCGCGGCTAAAGGCCGGCGACACCGTGCTGGTGCTCGGCACCGGCGGCGTGTCGATCTTCGCCCTGCAGTTCGCCAAGCACATGGGCGCCACCGTGATCGCCA includes:
- a CDS encoding alpha-L-fucosidase, with the translated sequence MPNRPLSPLRWLGVLGLTALAAPPLLAENFAEVKPSPQQVAWQDLEFGVIVHFGTNTFLDREWGDGTASPKVFAPDQVDPAQWARASKAAGAKYLILVAKHHDGFALWPTEESAYSVKNSPWLDGKGDLVKMTSEAVRKEGMGFGIYLSPWDRHEPKYADPKAYDKFYAAQLVDLASHYGPLTEWWLDGAGSAGHVYNFDKYMEELRTYQANAMVFADTALFEYGDVRWVGNEAGVIEGENWNTIDRHGYLRWRPVEVDTPLHKLQWFWHPNSDQTLKSVDELVQIWEDSVGRGGQLVLGIAPDKRGLLPEADVKRLEEMGQALQARYGADRNLVRGRLKSDDSIAAAVDGDRDTFWSAPDGSHHATLELQFKQPVTFDTALSMEWLNDGQLVQKYAVEVFRDGAWVKVAQAQAIGHMKIDHFPAVTASRVRLNILSSVDAAHIREFQLFNVGASATR
- a CDS encoding RebB family R body protein, yielding MAFPTAVNNQITDAVTQSNVKVIGEAPAFAMASIYQSMAHSTGILFGNAVSAQQQRNTLAQAAAKQGGMQIYSLDTTAAAGATETIAQTGVSDNLTSLLTVLNAFKQP
- a CDS encoding helix-turn-helix domain-containing protein, yielding MRLKRLDGKSGCAVEVTLSVIGGVWKPVILFHLLSGKKRFMELTRLVPNATQRMLTLQLRELEEDGVIVRHVYPQVPPKVEYALTPLGHSLAPVLISLREWGESYRSSEMARAPADAPECVRGAATAT
- a CDS encoding NAD(P)-dependent alcohol dehydrogenase; amino-acid sequence: MKAITLRQPAGLENLRLVDLPDPGQPGAGEIRVRVHASSLNFHDLGVVTGRMPSADGRIPMSDGAGVVEAVGEGVDEFAVGDAVVSTFFPTWLDGGPTIADFATVPGDGVDGYARDTVVRPAHWFTHAPRGYSHAEAATLTTAGLTAWRALVVDARLKAGDTVLVLGTGGVSIFALQFAKHMGATVIATSSSDEKLARAQALGADFTINYRRDTDWASKVLDYTNGRGVDVVIEVGGPDTLGQSIQACRIGGHIALIGVLTGIAGQVPTVALMQRHQTLQGLIVGSRSHQRDMVRALDATGIKPVVDQTFALEDIADAFAHQAAGKHFGKLCLSI